The proteins below are encoded in one region of Neofelis nebulosa isolate mNeoNeb1 chromosome 17, mNeoNeb1.pri, whole genome shotgun sequence:
- the LOC131500069 gene encoding ragulator complex protein LAMTOR1-like produces the protein MLAPSLTPALGCRYSSENKDWDQDGEERKLLLDPSSPPAQALDGAEPSSHSLPSAHTDEQAPLSSIPANTAGNVTEPAEGSQGLPRRTAAPAHGAGRQFSAHLAVLSSSLTRGKTQLPLSSHTSQPHQVPAGEPITSPTYSCWCLQCTFSGLSGCKRGVGGRLGGSVTCHS, from the exons ATGTTGG CGCCCAGCCTGACCCCAGCCCTGGGGTGCCGCTACAGCAGCGAGAACAAGGACTGGGACCAGGACGGAGAGGAGCGGAAGCTGCTGCTGGACCCTAGCAGCCCCCCTGCCCAAGCCCTCGACGGAGCTGAACCCAGTTCCCACAGCCTGCCTTCCGCTCACACTGACGAGCAGGCCCCGCTCTCGTCCATCCCGGCTAACACAGCCGGCAACGTCACCGAGCCTGCTGAGGGCTCCCAGGGCCTCCCAAGGCGAACAGCAGCACCAGCACATGGAGCTGGCAGGCAGTTCAGCGCCCACCTGGCTGTGCTGAGCAGCAGCCTGACCCGCGGGAAAACGCAGCTGCCGCTGTCCTCTCACACCAGCCAGCCCCACCAAGTGCCGGCCGGCGAGCCCATCACTTCTCCGACTTACAGCTGCTGGTGCCTACAGTGCACTTTCTCAGGTCTGAGTGGTTGCAAAAGAggagttggggggcgcctggggggctcagtca CTTGTCACTCTTGA